A region of Sulfuricella denitrificans skB26 DNA encodes the following proteins:
- a CDS encoding glycosyltransferase family 9 protein encodes MGREAQCASKVQRKMASSFLVIRRDNIGDLACTTPLFTALREHFPDARIYALVNSYNKAVLENNPEIEQLFWYAKAKHQAGWKGKLSAYWQRLRLIIKLRRMKFDYAILASPGFQPRSLQLAGWIKPKHIIGYTGNGNTQNSRIDIAIPHTVRHPIHEAEAVFRLLEPLGITGEPPATQVFPDAAEICHARDLLKNQAWESKLTIGVHISARKSSQRWPTNRFAALIHKLHADYQANFLLFWSPGDDTNPLHPGDDANASHIISQVDTLPVLPFPTQQLPQLVAGLSLCDAVICSDGGAMHLAAGLGKPILCFFGKSSATHWHPWGVPHVLIQPPSLDVADISVSEALGGFEKLRTDFEASGPRISS; translated from the coding sequence ATGGGACGCGAAGCACAATGCGCGTCGAAAGTTCAACGTAAAATGGCCTCTTCTTTTCTGGTTATTCGCCGTGACAATATTGGCGACCTGGCTTGCACAACTCCCTTATTTACGGCCCTAAGGGAACACTTTCCCGATGCGCGAATTTACGCTTTGGTAAATAGCTATAACAAGGCGGTATTGGAGAACAACCCGGAAATTGAACAGCTTTTTTGGTATGCCAAGGCGAAGCACCAGGCTGGCTGGAAGGGCAAGCTATCGGCCTATTGGCAACGACTCCGCTTAATTATCAAGTTGAGACGAATGAAGTTTGATTATGCCATTCTTGCTAGCCCAGGATTCCAACCCCGCTCACTCCAGCTAGCTGGGTGGATTAAGCCCAAGCACATCATCGGCTATACTGGAAATGGAAACACGCAAAACTCTCGTATCGACATAGCCATCCCCCATACCGTTCGCCATCCGATTCATGAAGCCGAGGCCGTTTTTCGACTGCTCGAACCCCTCGGGATTACCGGGGAGCCACCGGCAACTCAGGTTTTCCCGGACGCGGCCGAAATATGTCACGCCAGAGACTTATTAAAAAACCAAGCATGGGAATCGAAACTCACGATTGGAGTCCACATCAGCGCCAGAAAATCCAGCCAGCGCTGGCCGACCAATCGCTTTGCGGCGCTTATTCATAAACTTCACGCAGATTATCAAGCCAATTTTCTGTTGTTCTGGTCGCCTGGCGACGACACCAACCCCCTGCATCCCGGCGACGACGCCAACGCAAGTCACATTATCAGCCAGGTCGACACTCTCCCCGTGCTGCCATTTCCGACTCAACAGCTGCCCCAGCTAGTCGCAGGCTTATCTTTATGCGATGCGGTAATTTGTAGCGATGGTGGCGCCATGCACTTGGCTGCGGGATTGGGCAAACCCATCCTGTGTTTTTTTGGAAAATCCAGCGCGACGCACTGGCACCCGTGGGGCGTACCACATGTGCTAATCCAGCCACCCAGCCTGGATGTAGCAGATATTAGCGTGAGTGAAGCGCTGGGCGGTTTTGAAAAACTGCGGACCGACTTCGAGGCTAGCGGGCCGCGAATAAGTTCATGA
- a CDS encoding O-antigen ligase family protein, with amino-acid sequence MLWALMAGVTGTATLAAVKIWQLGSYPAYDLDWQHGPGTYSTYLSLAFPFLLYLLLQPAQRRIPFKPTWLLLPIFLFAGYATLNRMFWLAAGVVLLVFLALLTFNRSKSISLRSLVSLATVLAIASVLFVNVSKDHPASAASASINSKSSPLDHVMESFRHSERYQIWQYWTEHIAERPLAGVGFGRDLPHNVYTKPPDWPDGFFAHAHNVFLNYALQMGLPGLVALLILLAALIRTFWRFYQSPHEETRLVGICGLALIASFVTKNMTDDFFWRGDGLLFWSLVGMLLGYGTRSTMRVESST; translated from the coding sequence TTGCTGTGGGCGTTAATGGCCGGCGTGACCGGCACGGCCACTCTCGCTGCCGTCAAAATCTGGCAACTCGGGAGTTACCCCGCTTATGACCTGGATTGGCAGCACGGCCCCGGCACCTACAGCACTTACCTCAGCCTGGCATTTCCATTTCTCCTTTACCTGCTGCTCCAACCGGCACAACGTCGGATCCCATTCAAACCCACGTGGCTGCTTCTACCGATTTTTCTTTTTGCCGGTTATGCCACCCTTAATCGAATGTTCTGGCTAGCCGCAGGCGTCGTACTGCTTGTCTTCCTGGCTCTGCTCACATTTAACCGCAGCAAGTCCATCTCACTCAGATCACTGGTCAGCCTCGCGACTGTTCTAGCCATAGCCAGCGTTTTATTTGTCAACGTGTCCAAGGATCACCCCGCATCAGCCGCATCCGCGTCTATTAACTCGAAGAGCAGCCCGCTCGATCATGTTATGGAATCATTCCGTCACAGCGAACGCTATCAAATCTGGCAGTATTGGACAGAGCATATCGCCGAACGGCCGCTGGCCGGGGTGGGTTTCGGGCGTGATCTACCACATAATGTTTATACAAAACCGCCAGATTGGCCGGACGGATTTTTTGCCCATGCCCACAACGTGTTCTTGAATTACGCTCTACAAATGGGGCTACCAGGCCTGGTAGCTTTGCTCATACTTCTCGCCGCCCTGATCCGGACATTCTGGCGTTTCTACCAGTCTCCACACGAGGAGACCCGCCTTGTCGGCATTTGTGGCCTGGCCCTGATAGCCTCGTTCGTTACCAAAAACATGACTGATGACTTTTTCTGGCGCGGCGATGGACTGCTTTTTTGGTCGCTTGTGGGTATGCTGCTCGGCTATGGGACGCGAAGCACAATGCGCGTCGAAAGTTCAACGTAA
- a CDS encoding UDP-glucose 4-epimerase family protein, whose translation MILVTGANGFVGTALCHQLIALGASVRGAIRRLERSVSCIEDIELFQVGECDPFADWSKALDGVRAVVHLAARVHVMHEKATDPLTEFRSVNVEGTLNLANQAAKAGVRRFVYLSSIKVNGEKTLPGRPFAERDVPAPLDPYGVSKHEAEEGLRKLAQQTGMEVVIIRPPLVYGKEVKANFLNMMRWLYKGVPLPFGAIHNRRSLVALDNLVDFIVVCLDHPAAANQTFLVSDGEDTSTTELLRRMAIALNVPTRLLPVPQKLLEVGFKMVGKNDLAQRLCGSLQVDIAKSCTVLDWKPLISVDEGLRRTAEYFLRSRG comes from the coding sequence ATGATTCTGGTTACTGGAGCAAATGGTTTTGTCGGAACGGCGTTATGCCATCAACTGATAGCACTCGGAGCAAGTGTACGTGGTGCGATACGCCGGTTAGAGCGGTCTGTCTCGTGTATAGAAGACATAGAGCTTTTCCAGGTTGGTGAGTGTGATCCATTCGCGGATTGGTCTAAAGCGTTGGACGGGGTTAGGGCTGTAGTTCATCTCGCCGCTCGTGTGCATGTGATGCACGAAAAGGCTACCGATCCACTAACTGAGTTCCGTTCAGTCAATGTGGAGGGTACTTTGAACCTCGCCAACCAGGCGGCTAAAGCGGGTGTTCGGCGATTTGTTTACCTCAGCTCTATCAAGGTCAATGGCGAGAAAACGCTGCCAGGGCGACCTTTTGCTGAGCGGGACGTACCCGCACCGCTTGACCCTTATGGCGTTTCAAAGCATGAGGCTGAAGAAGGGTTGCGTAAGCTTGCCCAGCAAACAGGTATGGAAGTAGTGATTATCAGACCCCCGTTGGTATATGGTAAAGAGGTGAAGGCCAATTTCTTGAATATGATGCGATGGTTGTATAAAGGCGTGCCATTGCCATTCGGTGCGATCCATAATCGTCGTAGCCTGGTAGCGCTCGATAATCTGGTCGACTTTATCGTTGTATGCCTTGATCATCCCGCAGCAGCAAACCAGACATTTTTGGTCTCGGATGGGGAGGATACCTCCACCACCGAATTGTTAAGAAGGATGGCGATAGCATTGAATGTTCCAACGAGGTTATTGCCTGTTCCGCAGAAATTGTTGGAAGTGGGCTTTAAGATGGTTGGAAAAAATGATCTGGCCCAAAGATTGTGTGGTTCTTTACAAGTGGATATTGCGAAGTCATGTACAGTGCTGGATTGGAAACCATTGATCTCTGTTGATGAAGGGTTGCGCCGCACAGCGGAGTATTTTCTGCGAAGCCGGGGTTGA
- a CDS encoding class I SAM-dependent DNA methyltransferase yields the protein MNIFANYARYYDLLYRDKPYQEEAEYVQRLILSHVPNASAIVELGCGTGAHAEYLASAGIEVNGVDLSEWMLERAAVRRVQLPDDVAQRLHFSHGDVRDVRLGVRVDAVISLFHVMSYQSENADLQAMFITAREHLRPGGVFIFDVWYGPAVLADRPVVRVKELEDDEVAITRIAQPTLHPRRNLVDVHYRIIACEKKTGCYSETEETHRMRYFFSPEIELLATQAGFSVIDAHEWMSGQVPGFDTWGVCFVCRA from the coding sequence GTGAACATCTTCGCAAACTATGCTCGCTATTACGATCTACTTTATCGTGATAAGCCATACCAGGAAGAAGCCGAATATGTTCAACGATTGATTTTGTCGCATGTTCCCAACGCTTCTGCCATTGTGGAACTGGGTTGCGGTACTGGTGCTCATGCGGAGTATTTGGCGAGTGCAGGTATAGAAGTGAATGGGGTTGATTTGAGCGAATGGATGCTGGAACGTGCTGCGGTACGGCGAGTACAGTTACCAGATGATGTGGCGCAGCGCCTGCATTTTTCTCACGGCGATGTGCGCGATGTCAGGCTGGGCGTGCGGGTCGATGCTGTGATTTCTCTGTTCCACGTAATGAGCTACCAGTCAGAGAATGCAGATTTACAGGCTATGTTTATTACTGCTCGTGAGCATTTGCGGCCCGGAGGTGTGTTTATATTCGATGTTTGGTACGGCCCGGCAGTTCTCGCAGACCGCCCCGTGGTCCGTGTGAAGGAACTTGAGGACGATGAGGTGGCTATAACCCGGATAGCCCAGCCTACTCTGCACCCAAGACGTAATCTTGTTGACGTGCATTATCGCATTATTGCTTGCGAGAAGAAGACGGGGTGCTACTCTGAAACTGAGGAAACACATCGGATGCGTTACTTCTTCTCTCCGGAGATCGAATTGCTGGCAACGCAGGCTGGTTTTAGCGTTATTGATGCGCACGAGTGGATGAGCGGACAAGTTCCCGGTTTCGACACTTGGGGCGTGTGTTTTGTCTGTCGGGCATGA
- a CDS encoding DegT/DnrJ/EryC1/StrS family aminotransferase, translating to MSNFIPVNEPLLDGNEKKYLCECIDTGWISSEGPFVQRLEKEFAARVGRRFGIAVANGSVALDAAVAALDLGPGDEVILPTFTIISCAAAIVRAGATPVLVDSESDTWNMDLSQVEQKITSRTRAVMAVHIFGLPVDMDALLAITQPRGIKVIEDAAQMHGQTCRDQPCGSFGDMSTFSFYPNKHITTGEGGIIVTDDEGLAERCRSLRNLCFKPEKRFVHEELGWNFRMSNLQAAVGCAQLERLDTFITRKRQMGCRYDELLVGVPGIQKPLVRTAWAENIYWVYGLVLDDGVPYDAEEAIRRLAAQGIGCRPFFWPMHEQPVFRRMGLFTGESYPVAERLARRGFYLPSGLALTETQIRRVADVTRGVLVS from the coding sequence GTGAGCAATTTCATCCCAGTCAATGAACCCCTGCTTGATGGAAATGAAAAAAAGTACTTGTGTGAGTGCATTGATACCGGATGGATATCATCCGAGGGACCTTTTGTACAGCGTCTTGAAAAGGAATTCGCGGCTAGAGTGGGACGTCGTTTTGGTATCGCCGTAGCTAATGGTTCTGTAGCCTTGGATGCTGCAGTTGCGGCTTTGGATCTAGGCCCTGGCGACGAGGTGATACTGCCCACCTTCACGATAATTTCTTGTGCGGCAGCAATTGTGCGCGCGGGCGCAACCCCGGTTCTGGTGGATAGCGAGTCGGACACTTGGAACATGGATCTGAGCCAGGTGGAGCAGAAAATCACATCGCGTACCCGTGCCGTGATGGCCGTACATATTTTCGGCCTGCCGGTAGACATGGATGCCTTGTTAGCCATTACACAACCACGCGGCATAAAGGTGATCGAGGATGCGGCACAGATGCACGGCCAAACGTGCCGTGATCAGCCCTGTGGCAGTTTTGGCGACATGAGCACCTTCAGTTTTTATCCCAACAAGCATATCACCACTGGTGAGGGTGGGATTATTGTTACTGATGATGAAGGGCTTGCAGAACGCTGTCGTAGTTTGCGTAATTTATGTTTCAAACCCGAAAAGCGTTTTGTCCACGAAGAGTTGGGCTGGAATTTTCGGATGTCCAACCTGCAAGCCGCAGTTGGCTGTGCCCAACTCGAACGTTTGGATACATTCATCACGCGCAAGCGACAAATGGGCTGCCGCTATGATGAATTGCTCGTCGGTGTGCCCGGCATTCAGAAGCCATTGGTTCGTACTGCGTGGGCAGAGAATATTTACTGGGTCTATGGCTTGGTGCTTGATGATGGGGTGCCCTACGATGCAGAGGAGGCGATACGTCGATTAGCGGCACAAGGTATAGGGTGTCGTCCATTTTTCTGGCCTATGCATGAGCAACCGGTTTTTCGACGCATGGGCCTTTTTACTGGCGAGAGTTATCCGGTAGCCGAGCGACTGGCGCGCCGAGGTTTTTATTTGCCGAGTGGCCTTGCGCTCACTGAGACGCAGATTCGTCGCGTTGCCGATGTTACAAGGGGAGTGCTTGTATCGTGA
- a CDS encoding polysaccharide biosynthesis protein translates to MLKVKNKLLLVVGHDVAATFLAWVLAYWLRFNFAISEPYMQSMWNTLVWVVPLQTFIFWRFGLYRGVWRFASLPDLKRIIMAVGVAGLSVPVVLYMVHVPVAVPRSVLVLDPLLLVMVVGGSRFVYRSWKEHHLYRFADAERQPVLVLGAGEIAAGLVKELSRSKEWRVEGLLDDDPAMVGRLIQGVKVLGRVDELPKWAGRYDVHVAIIAMPSASHQARRRAVKLCSSANVKSMTVPAFDDLASGRVTVSQIRQVELDDLLGRDPVTLDEEGLHGLLTGQPVMVTGAGGSIGSELCRQIARFEPACLVLFELNEFVLYRMEQEFAEKLPQLRIVCAIGDVKDEARLDQVMCQYAPAAIFHAAAYKHVPLMEQENAWQAVLNNVLGTCTVARAAMRHGVKKFVLISTDKAVNPTNVMGATKRLAEMVCQGLQQEGGTRFVMVRFGNVLGSTGSVIPKFQEQIVHGGPITVTHPEITRYFMSIPEAAQLVLQAGLMGEGGEIFVLDMGEPVRIVELAKDMIRLSGFSEGDIPIVFTGLRPGEKLYEELLADDEHTLPTPHPKLRIAQARTADGVWLDALLQWTGSGEMLSEQEVKQGLKKWVPEYCSSKNS, encoded by the coding sequence ATGCTGAAAGTAAAAAACAAGCTGTTGTTAGTGGTCGGCCATGATGTGGCGGCAACATTTCTGGCGTGGGTGCTGGCTTATTGGCTTCGGTTCAACTTCGCCATTTCCGAGCCCTACATGCAATCGATGTGGAATACGCTGGTCTGGGTTGTTCCGCTGCAGACATTCATTTTTTGGCGCTTTGGCCTGTATCGCGGGGTGTGGCGCTTTGCCAGCCTACCGGATTTGAAGCGGATTATTATGGCGGTGGGCGTGGCTGGGTTGAGTGTACCAGTGGTGCTGTATATGGTGCATGTTCCGGTTGCAGTACCGCGCTCGGTGCTGGTGCTGGACCCATTACTACTGGTGATGGTCGTGGGAGGTAGCCGTTTTGTCTATCGGTCATGGAAGGAGCATCACCTGTACCGGTTTGCCGATGCAGAGCGACAGCCTGTTTTGGTTTTAGGGGCAGGAGAGATTGCCGCAGGGTTGGTAAAAGAATTGTCTCGCAGCAAAGAATGGCGGGTGGAGGGGTTGCTGGATGATGATCCCGCAATGGTTGGTCGATTGATTCAGGGGGTCAAGGTACTGGGCCGAGTGGACGAGTTGCCGAAATGGGCGGGGCGATATGATGTCCATGTTGCGATCATTGCCATGCCTTCGGCTTCCCACCAGGCGCGCCGCCGTGCCGTAAAGCTTTGCAGTTCGGCAAATGTGAAGTCGATGACGGTGCCGGCCTTCGACGATCTTGCTAGCGGCAGGGTGACGGTGTCGCAGATTCGGCAGGTTGAGCTTGACGACTTGTTGGGCAGGGATCCAGTGACACTCGACGAAGAGGGTTTGCATGGATTGCTGACAGGCCAACCTGTCATGGTGACAGGGGCGGGTGGGTCGATCGGTTCCGAGCTGTGTCGCCAGATCGCGCGTTTCGAGCCGGCATGTCTAGTGTTGTTCGAGTTAAATGAATTCGTTTTGTATCGTATGGAGCAGGAATTTGCGGAAAAACTCCCCCAATTGCGCATAGTATGCGCAATTGGTGACGTGAAGGATGAGGCACGCCTGGATCAAGTCATGTGCCAATACGCCCCCGCCGCAATTTTTCATGCTGCTGCATACAAGCACGTGCCGCTAATGGAGCAGGAAAATGCTTGGCAGGCTGTGCTCAACAATGTACTTGGCACCTGCACTGTGGCGCGTGCCGCGATGCGGCATGGGGTGAAGAAATTTGTTTTGATCTCGACTGACAAGGCGGTGAATCCGACCAATGTAATGGGTGCAACCAAGCGATTAGCCGAGATGGTTTGCCAAGGGTTGCAACAGGAGGGGGGCACTCGCTTTGTCATGGTGCGTTTCGGTAATGTTCTGGGCAGCACGGGTAGTGTGATTCCAAAATTCCAGGAACAGATTGTGCATGGCGGGCCCATTACCGTTACCCATCCGGAAATCACGCGCTATTTCATGTCTATTCCTGAGGCTGCTCAGCTGGTGCTTCAGGCTGGATTGATGGGGGAGGGTGGCGAGATTTTTGTGCTGGATATGGGTGAGCCGGTCAGGATTGTGGAATTGGCTAAGGATATGATCCGGCTATCCGGTTTTTCGGAGGGTGATATTCCCATTGTATTCACCGGCCTGCGGCCAGGGGAAAAGCTTTATGAAGAATTGCTGGCCGATGATGAGCATACGTTGCCGACACCTCACCCCAAGCTGCGTATCGCCCAAGCGCGCACGGCAGACGGTGTTTGGCTCGATGCGCTGTTACAGTGGACGGGAAGCGGGGAAATGCTATCGGAACAGGAAGTTAAACAGGGACTGAAGAAGTGGGTTCCGGAGTACTGCAGTAGCAAAAATTCATGA
- a CDS encoding cupin domain-containing protein produces the protein MTLAEQNLNMVERIYHENTLLAIIVRASFRQPGISFFTENDLSQQLAFMHHPAGKKIQPHVHNPVPREVHYTQEVLFIRRGVLRVDFYDIAQHYLESRVLQAGDTILLATGGHGFEVIEEIEMLEVKQGPYAGEEDKTRFDGVDLSGLVVKGVKS, from the coding sequence GTGACATTAGCTGAACAAAATTTGAATATGGTTGAGCGTATTTACCATGAAAACACGTTGCTTGCCATCATCGTTCGGGCCTCTTTCCGTCAACCAGGCATCTCCTTTTTCACCGAGAATGATTTGTCTCAGCAATTGGCCTTTATGCATCATCCTGCGGGCAAGAAAATACAGCCACATGTTCATAACCCCGTGCCGCGGGAAGTGCATTATACCCAAGAGGTCTTGTTTATTCGTCGAGGTGTTCTGCGTGTCGATTTTTACGACATCGCACAGCATTATCTAGAAAGCCGTGTACTACAAGCTGGAGACACCATTTTATTGGCTACAGGAGGGCATGGTTTTGAGGTGATTGAGGAGATCGAGATGCTCGAAGTTAAGCAGGGACCTTATGCCGGGGAGGAAGATAAGACACGTTTTGATGGCGTTGATCTGTCAGGGTTAGTGGTAAAGGGGGTTAAGTCGTGA
- a CDS encoding glycosyltransferase family 4 protein: MKRIGIFLGSDPGSGGMFQYSLAMLEALSALPRDRYVIVVAFFNPAWRSYIEPLDLQILPLGRSGREPLTIGRIWRAACLPMEPWRAFLWRLDPVARVLWNENCDLWIFPAQDHWSYLAPVQALVTIHDLMHRYESRFPEVSRLGRHFIREYRFSNICRFATAVLVDSEVGRQHVVDSYALSIGKLFPLPYLPPRYIFSSVTPGGFDDRYQLPPRFLFYPAQFWAHKNHDRLLQAVAAIRHSCPDVFLVLAGPKCYEYEKLVQRVADLNLHNHVLFTGYVPDADLPEFYRRARALVMPTFFGPTNIPPLEAFALGCPVAISGIYGIPEQVGDAALLFDPRSVEDVTDAVERLWRNDGLCDELRDKGYACSRRWQQDDFNKCLQGVIVRLLHSEGHMERTITSEGAEDCTEPTSKASMMLRL; encoded by the coding sequence ATGAAACGAATCGGTATATTTCTCGGGAGCGATCCGGGCAGTGGCGGCATGTTTCAATACAGCCTTGCTATGCTGGAGGCGTTATCAGCGCTGCCACGCGATCGCTACGTGATTGTCGTCGCATTCTTTAACCCTGCGTGGCGGTCCTATATCGAACCATTGGATTTGCAGATTTTGCCTCTTGGGAGGTCGGGACGAGAGCCGCTTACTATAGGCAGAATTTGGCGCGCTGCCTGTTTGCCAATGGAGCCATGGAGGGCATTTCTTTGGCGTCTCGATCCTGTGGCACGAGTGTTGTGGAACGAGAATTGTGACCTTTGGATTTTCCCCGCCCAAGATCACTGGAGCTATCTGGCACCGGTTCAGGCATTGGTGACAATTCATGATCTAATGCATCGATATGAGTCGCGGTTTCCCGAAGTTTCGCGTTTGGGCCGACATTTTATTCGGGAATATCGTTTTAGCAATATTTGCCGTTTTGCAACGGCGGTGTTGGTTGATTCGGAAGTTGGCCGTCAGCACGTGGTTGATTCCTATGCCCTGAGCATTGGTAAGCTCTTTCCCCTACCTTACTTGCCCCCACGTTATATTTTTTCCTCGGTGACTCCAGGCGGCTTTGATGATAGGTATCAATTGCCACCTCGCTTTTTGTTTTATCCGGCGCAATTCTGGGCACATAAAAACCACGACAGGCTGCTACAAGCAGTAGCGGCTATTCGACATTCATGCCCGGATGTTTTTCTAGTGTTGGCGGGGCCGAAGTGCTACGAGTATGAAAAGCTTGTTCAACGTGTTGCCGACTTGAACCTCCATAATCATGTACTCTTTACAGGTTACGTTCCTGATGCTGATCTGCCGGAATTCTATCGACGCGCGCGGGCGTTGGTAATGCCGACATTTTTTGGGCCAACTAACATTCCGCCATTGGAAGCGTTTGCGTTAGGATGCCCGGTTGCTATCTCCGGTATATATGGCATCCCAGAACAGGTTGGTGATGCTGCGCTGTTGTTTGATCCCCGGTCGGTTGAGGATGTCACTGATGCTGTTGAGAGGCTGTGGAGGAATGATGGTCTTTGCGATGAATTGCGCGATAAAGGTTATGCCTGTTCCAGACGATGGCAGCAAGATGATTTCAATAAGTGTCTTCAAGGTGTTATCGTCAGGTTGCTTCATTCCGAGGGGCATATGGAGCGCACCATAACGTCGGAGGGCGCAGAAGACTGCACAGAGCCAACAAGCAAGGCATCGATGATGCTTCGACTGTAA
- a CDS encoding MraY family glycosyltransferase yields MLKRGWAGFAIDHPNSRSLHEAPIPRTGGLALVVGGVVGAGVLQSQFWPALSIAGGLLIVSLWDDVRGLSVVWRFLMHFLAAWVFVAIYGLHDLGFVGAIMAVLAIVWMTNLYNFMDGSDGLAGGMALFGFGFYGLAAWLQGDVAFAGQCWSVAVASLAFLFFNFHPARIFMGDAGSIPLGFLAAAFGLMGWRAGSWPVWFPVLVFSPFILDASVTLAKRLLSGEKVWQAHREHYYQRLVQMGWGHRRTAQVEYVLMVLAGASAVWANGQDDSTQWAISIFWVLVYLLAMWLVDTKWSRMQGQSRC; encoded by the coding sequence ATGCTAAAAAGGGGTTGGGCTGGTTTCGCTATTGATCACCCAAACTCACGCTCGCTGCATGAGGCGCCTATACCGCGTACCGGTGGACTGGCTTTGGTGGTGGGGGGGGTAGTGGGGGCGGGCGTATTGCAGTCTCAGTTTTGGCCAGCGCTGTCGATTGCCGGGGGTCTACTGATTGTGTCGCTTTGGGATGACGTGCGTGGCCTGTCGGTAGTTTGGCGATTTCTTATGCATTTTTTGGCCGCATGGGTATTTGTCGCGATTTACGGTTTACATGACTTGGGGTTTGTCGGTGCTATCATGGCTGTGCTGGCGATAGTCTGGATGACTAATCTCTATAATTTCATGGATGGCTCAGACGGCTTGGCCGGGGGGATGGCGCTCTTCGGTTTCGGTTTTTATGGGTTGGCTGCATGGCTGCAAGGAGATGTGGCATTCGCTGGGCAATGTTGGAGTGTGGCTGTGGCCTCATTGGCATTTCTGTTTTTCAACTTTCATCCCGCGCGAATTTTCATGGGTGATGCAGGCTCGATTCCTCTGGGTTTCCTCGCCGCCGCATTTGGCTTGATGGGGTGGCGTGCTGGATCTTGGCCGGTATGGTTTCCCGTGCTGGTCTTTTCCCCTTTTATTCTGGATGCCAGCGTGACGTTGGCAAAACGCTTGCTGAGTGGAGAGAAGGTCTGGCAGGCTCACCGTGAGCACTATTATCAGCGCCTGGTACAGATGGGCTGGGGACATCGTCGTACAGCACAGGTCGAGTATGTGCTGATGGTGCTGGCAGGTGCCAGTGCCGTTTGGGCGAATGGGCAGGATGATTCTACTCAGTGGGCTATTAGTATTTTCTGGGTGCTGGTGTACCTGCTCGCCATGTGGCTGGTGGATACTAAATGGTCGCGCATGCAAGGGCAGTCTAGATGCTGA
- a CDS encoding glycosyltransferase family 2 protein, with the protein MRISIITVVYNNVATIENTILSVAAQSHSGTEHIVVDGGSTDGTLLIIDKYRDKLAIVVSEPDCGIYDAMNKGLKLASGDVIGFLNADDIYANDGVLEQVAQVLGDTSVDACYADLVYVDCKNPSRIIRYWKSCDYRDGLFEKGWMPAHPTFFVRNKIYEKYGGFDLAFRLQSDFDLTMRFLWMHHIKAVYVPRVFVKMCIGGASSRPGNIIKGNLEAWRACRKNGLKVGPFFILAKIMSRIPQFFSRLE; encoded by the coding sequence ATGAGGATTTCGATTATTACGGTTGTTTACAACAATGTAGCAACAATCGAGAACACGATTCTTTCCGTGGCAGCCCAAAGTCATTCGGGAACAGAGCATATCGTTGTCGATGGCGGCTCCACTGACGGCACCCTGTTGATTATCGACAAGTACCGAGATAAGTTGGCAATAGTTGTGTCGGAACCTGACTGTGGAATCTACGATGCTATGAACAAGGGTTTGAAGCTGGCATCTGGCGATGTGATCGGTTTCCTGAATGCGGACGATATTTATGCGAACGATGGCGTGTTAGAGCAGGTTGCGCAAGTTTTGGGAGATACCTCTGTCGACGCTTGCTATGCCGATCTGGTTTATGTCGACTGCAAGAATCCAAGCAGGATAATTCGCTACTGGAAATCTTGTGATTACCGTGATGGCCTGTTCGAGAAGGGGTGGATGCCGGCGCACCCAACATTTTTCGTGCGCAACAAAATTTATGAAAAATATGGGGGGTTTGATCTGGCGTTTAGGTTGCAGTCAGATTTCGATCTGACGATGCGATTTCTTTGGATGCATCATATCAAAGCGGTATATGTCCCTAGAGTATTCGTTAAAATGTGTATTGGCGGGGCCAGTAGCAGGCCAGGGAATATTATTAAAGGGAATCTCGAAGCGTGGCGTGCGTGCAGGAAGAATGGACTCAAAGTCGGGCCATTTTTTATTCTTGCCAAAATCATGTCGCGAATACCGCAATTCTTTTCCAGACTGGAATAA